A segment of the Paraburkholderia fungorum genome:
GCATCACCATGCCGAGACCGCAGCCGAGCAGACCCATATAGACGTACATCACATGAATCGGCGTATCGATCTGCAGGCGCGACAGCAGCATCATCGCGACCGCGACGAGCAGCGTGCCCATGATCGGGAACATCCGGTACTTGCCGATCTTGCTGATGATGCGGCCGGTCACCATCGACATCACGAAGAGGCCGCCCATCATGGGCAACATCTGCATGCCCGCTTCGGTCGGCGTCGATCCTTTCACGACCTGCAGATAGAGCGGAATAAACGTGACCGAGCCAAACAGCGACACGCCGATGATGAAGCCGATCAGACTGCTCAGCAAAAACGTGCGCTGTTTAAAGAGTTCGAGCGGCATGATCGGTTCGACCGCAGTGCGCTCTTCATGGATGAAACCCCAGATCGCCACCAGCCCCATTCCCAGCGTGAACCACAATTGCGGCGACGACCACGGCAGGATCGTGCCGCCCTGACTCGTGAACAGGATGATGCAGGTCAGCGCACCGGCGAGAAACGCGGCGCCCATGTAGTCGATCGTGTGCTTTACATGACGAACGTGCGGCTTGAACACTGCGCCGATCACGACGAGCGAAATGATGCCCAGCGGCAGGTTGATGTAGAAAATCCAGCGCCACGTGAGGTGTTCGACGAGAAAGCCGCCGAGGAGAGGGCCGATCACGGTCGCCAGCCCGAATATGCCGCCGAACACGCCCTGATAGCGGCCACGATCAGCGGGAGGGATCACGTCGGCGATGGCGGCCATGGTCACCACCAGCAAACCGCCGCCGCCGAGTCCTTGCAACGCGCGCAAGACGATCAGTTGCGTCATGTTCTGCGCGACTCCGCACAACGCGGAGCCGACCAGAAATACGACGATCGCCGTCTGCAGGACGATCTTGCGGCCGAACAGATCGCCGAACTTGCCGTATAGCGGCACGACGATGGTCGAACTCAGCAGATAGGCGGTCACTACCCACGACAGGTTGTTCAACCCGCCCAACTCGCCGACGATGGTCGGCAGCGCGGTCGACACGATCGTCTGGTCGAGCGCGGCCAGCAGCATGACCAGCAGCAGCGCCGGGAACAGCAGGCGGATCGGCGGATGCTCGGCGGCTGGCGCACCGGTCCGGTTATCCGGCTGCGGAGGCTCGGCAGGGTGAGTCATAGTCGGTTGTTCCATGTCGCGGGGGATGTTGAAATTAATTAACGTGGAGATTAATATATGCGACATCGCTTCACTCGTCAAATTGAATGCAATGACAATGATTTCACCGGATGACCCGGAAGTGGCAAATGTCGTGGCCGACGCCCCGGTAGCGAAAGCGCGAGGGGCGGTCAAACGTCCGCGTAAGGCGTCACACGACGATTCAGCCGCCGACTCCGAGGCCGCCGCGCCCGCGAGGCGGCCGGGCAGGCCGACGGGGGCCGCTCGCGGTCCGGCGCAGCGCGCCCGTCTTCTCGACGCGGCGCTTGCGCTGTTCGCCCGCAAAGGCATCGTCGACACCACGCTCGGCGAGATTGCCCGCGAGGCTGGTTTCACCCCGGCGATGATGCATTACTACTTCAAGACGCGCGATCAACTACTCGACGTGCTGATCGACGAGCGTTTC
Coding sequences within it:
- a CDS encoding MDR family MFS transporter, which produces MEQPTMTHPAEPPQPDNRTGAPAAEHPPIRLLFPALLLVMLLAALDQTIVSTALPTIVGELGGLNNLSWVVTAYLLSSTIVVPLYGKFGDLFGRKIVLQTAIVVFLVGSALCGVAQNMTQLIVLRALQGLGGGGLLVVTMAAIADVIPPADRGRYQGVFGGIFGLATVIGPLLGGFLVEHLTWRWIFYINLPLGIISLVVIGAVFKPHVRHVKHTIDYMGAAFLAGALTCIILFTSQGGTILPWSSPQLWFTLGMGLVAIWGFIHEERTAVEPIMPLELFKQRTFLLSSLIGFIIGVSLFGSVTFIPLYLQVVKGSTPTEAGMQMLPMMGGLFVMSMVTGRIISKIGKYRMFPIMGTLLVAVAMMLLSRLQIDTPIHVMYVYMGLLGCGLGMVMQVLILAVQNTVEFKHMGVATSGATLFRSIGGSIGVAAFGAVFSNGLAARLENLIPADTELPHALGPAAIHQLPDALRSDYLHAFAGALHTVYLSAAWVVVLAFALAWLLKDHPLRKH